The Carassius gibelio isolate Cgi1373 ecotype wild population from Czech Republic chromosome B11, carGib1.2-hapl.c, whole genome shotgun sequence genomic sequence GTCATTTTGAGTCCATTTTTGTCCATTTATATCTAGAAAAGACAGTTCCTatgtcattctctgacataaaGATGTTCTGTGGGGACCAGAGGTTAAGAGGCCTCCTTAGGAATtccagtctggttctgctaggtggggggaagtcaatccaaggatcttgtttattactctcatgggttAACATGTGCTGGCCGGAGTtgcatcttgattacttgccccaaatttgacaatctcttctccagatggaaattgtcaataattgttctagtggtgttaatgttgaaatctgttcaagtcaagtcaggtaacctttatttatatagcgctttaaacaaaatacattgcgtcaaagcaactgaacaacattcatttggaaaacagtgtttcaataatgcaaaatgatcgttaaaggcagttcatcattgaattcagtgatgtcatccctcttcagtttaaataatgtctgtgcatttatttgcaatcaagtcaatgatatcgctgtagatgaagtgacaccaactaagcaagccagaggcgacagcggcaaggaaccgaaactccatcggtgacagaatggagaaaaaaaccttgagaaaaaccaggctcagttggggggtcagttctcctctgaccagacgaaaccagtagttcaattccaggctgcagcaaagtcagattgtgcagaagaatcatctgtttcctgtggtcttgtcctggtggtcgtctgagacaaggtctttacaggggatctgtatctgggctctagttgtcctggtctcctctgtctttcagggcagtagaggtcctttctaggtgctgatccaccatctggtctggatacgtactggatccgggcgactgcagtgaccctctgatctggatacagactggatctggtggctacagtgacctcggaataagagagaaacagactaatattagcgtagatgccattcttctaatgatgtagcaagtacatcaggtgttatgggaagtgctCCCAGTTCTTGTTTACCTaaataatgcagcctaaaaatcctttaacggatttggatattaaaagcatattagtatgttatgtgtaagccaggttaaagagatgggtcttttatttaaactgcaagagtgtgtcttctccgaacaatgttaggtaggttattccagagtttaggcgccaaataagaaaaggatctgccgcccacagttgattttgatattctaggtattatcaaattgcctcagttttgagaacgtagagaACGTAGaggatgtaaaaatgtaaaaggagctcattcaaatactgaggtgctaaaccattcagggctttataagtaataagcaatattttaaaatctatacgctgtttgatagggagccagtgcagtgtggacaggaccgggctaatatgctcatacttcctggttctaataagaactcttgctgctgcattttggactagctgtagtttgtttactaagtgtggaGAACAACCACcgaataaagcattacaataatctaaccttgaggtcataaatgcactgtttttatgtgttttttcaaaaaagaagaaggaaaaaaaaacatctgggtAGCCTACTTAACGAAGAAATAGAAGAAGTAAATGATGTTCATTTTTTAGTCATTCTAGATTCacaacttaattaaaattaacttaattaaaaaactaaaaactgattttttaattagaaaaattgAGATGCTGTAATCAGGCTTTAAAAATAATGGCCAAATCAATGGCATCATTgtcatattttaaagaaatggcaCATGCTTAATTGTATGAATTTTAGAAATGTATCATATGTGAAACTGATTTTGAAATGCTTGTGTAATAACGCACcttttgttttatgtaatttgGTAAAGAGATATGATGATACAGGCTGAAACATAGGAGCACAGATGTTGGAAACTGTATGATTGGAGTTTGTACACACAAGTACAAAGAGCATTCTCTGTAAAGGGATCCCAACTTTGGATATGTTGCCAAATGAGTTTAAAGTGATACATGATATAAAGTCTTTTAAGGTGATGGTTAAGCGctgccttaaaataaaataataataataatttttacatggttccttattagttatttattaggACTGGAAGAGTCTGTAAAACTAGGTGCATGTGTTTGTTCTGTATACTGTTTATAATCTGTGAGGATTTTATATGAAGGATTTgttacattagtttttttgttaaagagttttttattttatttaaaaaattacattttctttgctacaaaatcaaatacactgatgaaaacaatatattaatattataaaataagtcATATTTTACCTATATCCtcctaaatgtacattttatgatttgtttatataggctactacaccttttattttatcaaataataagtcagaaaatatattgtttagttTCTATAGGCTACTGTATAATGCTATGTCAGTTAGGACTGCATCATTAAGATACTTTATTCATTAGCTGGAAATTACTTTAAAAACGTATAAAACCGAGCATGAATGAAACATAGCTGCACTACATTAGAGTTTTTACCGCTCCGTAATGTTCATATATCCTCATTTCGGATACGAATAAAACACCAGATCATGCATAGAGATTTTAGTtaaatttacatgtatttacacttCTCCTACCATTTCGCTTGATTCTCACCTCTGTTCTTCTACCTGCGCAGATATCAACAGCTTTACTGGGGTTTAGGTTGCCAGGTTGAGTTCACAAATGGGTTGAAATTTGTGCACTATCGATTGTGTGAGTAGGATGCGTTTTCATACACGATTTGGCAACTGCACAACCTTAgggtaatatatgtatgtgaatgtgaTTATTCATGTAACGAGTTTTGAGAAACGCAAATTACGGGAGTTTCGCGGGAGAAGTAACCAAACGGGAGGGGTACGGGAGACGGATGTGAAATACGGGAGACTCCCGGGAAAACGGGAGTGTTGACATGTATCGGGCGCACGTGTCACTCCAGATCGgctggtggcggtaatgcaccaaagACAGCCAACACAACTCATGAAGAAGAACCAGGCTCGCGGCAGATCTCAGGTCAGCTCCTAAACTACAATTACCCCAGTGTGCACGTCATCAGTTCAAGAGCGCGTGTGTGCGGTGCATTTAAAGCGAACGGTTTGTAAGTTCACACACTACCTCAAAATATGCATGCGGTTCAGTTTGATTAATGAATACATTAACAAATTGCATGATTGTATTGCTTGATTGTATTTCGTGAAAGATAAGTCCGGCCATTCTGTGTCTTAGTGCAGTTATCGAAGGATGCAATACATTACAAATGTATGCAATAAACGTAACTTACATcaccttttatttgtttttgtaggtGGCGATggataaacatttttacattgttaTCATCTGTGCATTGACGTCTTTGCACCTCCTGTTAGTCCAAGCAGCCAGACAGGGTCAAGACATAAAATGTGGAGGTATTTCAGCTTTTTTCAAaccttttataatgtactgtgcaaatatatttgtatacatgGACAGGAATAGTGGGGTATTTGTCCTACAGGTCTAAGAAACATCAATTATGTTACACACCTTCATAAATGCATCTTCAAACtggtttaataaatgtttgtgcTTTGTGATTAAAGAGTTCTTCTGAATTGCATcatgcacgtttttttttttcctctagcaTGCAGAGCATTAGTGGATGAAATGGAGTGGGCCATATCACAAACCGATCCCAAGAAAATGATTCAGACCGGATCATTTAGGATTAATCCTGATGGCAGTCAGTCAGTAAGAGAGGTGACACATTTGATTTTCATAATaacttaattttgtgttttttttttgacatcaaCTTTTTGACAACCAAGTTTTAATGTGCTTAGGTCCCCTTTTCCCGCTCTGAGAGTCATCTGCTGGAAATGATGGAAGAGGTTTGTGAGAAGATGAATGATTACGGTGAACGGGTTGACCCTGCCACCAACCGGAAGACATACGTGAGACATGCATCCCGTGATGGCACTGCCATGGACCTTTCTGATGTGGCCTTTGACTCCAGAGTCAGCTCTAGTTTAAAGTTTGCTgtgagaaaatataaatatatttttttccatttcttcaCATGTTTATTTATACGACAAACCTTAACTTGTATTTGCATTTATGATGCAATTCGCTGCTGATTTGATGCAATAGCTGTACACTATCAGACGTCAGAATTTTCTGATTGCTTTTAGAAATAGTCTTCGTGTGATCTTTCACAGTGTGAAACAATCGTTGAGCAGCATGAGGATGAACTTATTGAATTCTTTGCTCATGAGACGGACAACGTTAAAGACAAGCTCTGCAGTAAGAGGACAGGTAATGCTGTAAACCAGTTTGAAATGAAAAATTGCAATCAAATATATCCATGAACTCCACACGATATGTCTCTTTTATTTCACCATAATCGCAAGCTATGCATGCATTTacccattaaaaacattttgacaaCACCTTTTCAAGCATAGATCGCAAATGTACAATATTGAAAGCATGTGATACTGTATCAGCAATACTTTTTCTTACTACACTTGCATATGTAATAGTTTATTTGCATTCCTTCCACAGATCTCTGTGACCATGCCTTGAAGATACCTCATGATGAGTTATAACATGAGCCGAGCACATCATGACCGCTTTACCGCTGGAAAACAATGCGTTCACCGGTTCAACTTCAGACTGATTCTCTGACATGAGGACGCTGAACATACAGAGATCTACTTAAGAGATGTTAGGCAAAGCATTACAAATGTACTTGACCCTATGGGTTCACTGTTCAACTAACGACGTTACCATCAAACTGTTCATTGTCATTAATAAAAGCTGACtttctacagctaaaaaaaacgAGATCTGTATGAGTCTCTCCAATGGCATACTTTTATACTAAAATGTCTTTGGATGCACTTAGTTTTTAGCTTAGAAGATAACTTGCAGCATATTTATTATGATCACAGATAGAGCGCCTTTGGAGTTCCTGGTTCTAGTGGTGATGTTGtgtctggatgtttttttttttttttttttttcaggtcatgAATCTGATCAGATTACTAGTCCTTAAGTTTTAACCAGTTAGGTTATGAACATTAGTTAACccacttttatgtattttttcttgttttcttcccGCACATTATTGCATTGGTTATCGCTTCTAGATTTATCaacatttgtttgtgtttctgtatcCATTGAGGATTATGTTGtatagttgttttattttaatatactttaataatAAGAGAGCCCTTTCTTTTAGACACTGAGTGGTCATGTGTGAATCTGTGTGCtaaggacaattttttattttttaaatcccaaTATACAAATTGCTTAACTGTCGATGGGtaaaaatcagcatatttcatatttttctacattttgggAGTCCTAGGTTTTAAGCGTTATGTATAGTGTAAACCTACAAATTGAGCTCAGTTTTGCTAAACGTTTAGGGACGAAACTTCAAGCATCAAGATGTACAATGCAAAATGAGTTACTAAACTGTAATTGctactttcattaaaaatgaaaaaaaaaaatgggaacaACTTTTACAATGTCTCTTGTTGTCATTTATACATCGGCATCAAAATACTCATTAAATCTTTACATGTGAATTTTTGATAGATTGTTTGAAATTTggaagttatttatttttggctcTGTTTTTTAGGTGAATGTGCAGAGTCTTTCACTTATGTTCAAGTTTGGGATGAGAAATGATGATGCTCTGTGTTGACTGTAGATGGCGCTGTAAAGCAGCGGCTTCATGTTACAGCGCAGTCGCTCTTCTGGTGAATCCGTTCACTATTAACGGCCTAAAGCATAGAATCATTTCTTCACGATCATATCCTAATGAATAAACTCCGACCTGACTAATCCGTGGAGATGGGAATATTAAAGATAAACGAGCAGGTAAGAGTCAAGAACTACTTTTCGCTTTAGTTTTGTCAGCAGCATGGAAGGGCAGTCTTAGTATAACCTGTTCTTCATAGTAGTCTATGtttcagttttttaaataaacttcccTTAAACACAGTCAGAGGAAAACTCACTGTAAAACTAGTTATACCCAGATCCCGGCTCTGGTTGAACCTGTCTCGTAATAGTAATCCGTTGAGCTGTCAGTGAACAACCACATGTCGGTCATTAGCTGACTTTAGTGGACGATATATAGGTACAATATATGTGTAtacatgcaacattttttttacttaacattGTACTAAAAAGTAATACTAGCTTTGCCTCTGAAATtgcaaaagcttttattttattttattttattttttatagttagcaaaacatttgtttttgattCAGAACTTTTAAATGAATAGAAACAAACTGAAATTAAACTGACCAAAGGCTTCAAGGGATATTTcacctaaattaaaaaaaaaattgccatcatttactcaccatcaagttGTTCCTGAATTCCTTTCTTCTGGCGAAGacaaaagcagatattttaatgaatatggCTAACAGAACAGTTGATGATTCCCTTTGGCTTGAGCAGCATAGAATAAAAGATACAAGTTTTGTGGGGACCATAAAAAGTTCCAATTGTGACTTCCATTATATTTGAAATACTCAAATCCAGAGCTATGTTTTTGAAGCAGAATCCCAGCCCTGCTAAAGTGTGGCTACTCTGATCCTGATCCTGAAtcagtctgtctttctctcttttagtCACTCCTGGTCCAGGCAGTTTTTAGCCAGAATGCTGAAATGGTGGACTTTTTGTTGGAGCAACATGAAGATGTCAATGAACTGGTACGCAAAGAAGCATTTTTCTTATTTGCAGAAATGTTTTGGTTTTTCAAAATTCCTTTAATCCTTTTATTTCTTTGTAAGAAACCATAAATCCCTATACCTGATtactaaaattatgaaatacttttgattaaaaatgtagAGTGAATACACAGATTTGACCTTTTAACGTGAGATACAGTCATTTGTTGTTGCAGGACCACGAGTGGCGCACTGCGTTGCATGCTGCAGCTTATGTTGGAGGTGTTTATATCATGGAGCTCCTCATCAGTTCAGGTGAGATCAGGATTTTCTGATCAGGTTTGAATATGGACTAACAGTTACAGACATTGACAGCAAACCACACTGATTGTTTTACATGACTGTGTGTCCTTGTACATGTATAAAAAGATATTCATTTAATTGTGCTCTATTGCAGAAGTTACAATACCAGTCAATGTTTTGACAAGTTTCACCACAAATAccaaaaaaaaggatttattgtGCATTAGtagtacaacttaaaataatgaaaaaaaaaattgataatcgaaataatcagaatgatttttttaaattgtagttttatttttatgtattgccataaagctgaatttttccgCAGCCGTTACACaatcgttcagaaatcattcttacatGCTGATTTGTTGTTCACTGATTATCGGTTGTTATTTGTGCTCAGTTATTTATAATGGTTTTTAATAATAaggaatttaaaatgaataataataaactgtttttgcaattttattgcatttattttctgattaatttaatgtcCTTGCAGAAtaagggtatttttttattattatttttttattgtaataaccACAGATTTTTGAATCGCAGTTTGCGctgttttacacaaaaatatgaatcagcacaacttgtttcaacatttataataacaaattctcaaataattatttaacataattataACTTTAAcatataatttctgaaggatcatatgacactgaagacgctaaaaattcagctttgccatcgcgTCAGTAGAAAACGTCTCTTTCaaactgtaatagtatttcacaaaacTCTTTTTACTGCatttgatcaaacaaatacagccctggcgagtataagagacttcttcataaaaaaaaaaagtaattgtaaatgtaaatattttgggTCACACTTTATGTTAAATGTCCAGTTCTCACCATTAACTTAACTATTAATGATATTTgcatcaataaactcctaatttagtTGTTAAGTTTCAGTATTGTGTAGGTTTAGGGATGTAGAACAtcctcatgcagaatatgtgctttagaagtactaataaacagccaatatgttaataaaagacatgctaataagcaactagttaatagcaagaattggtgGCTATAGTGAAGTGTTTGAATatttagcctttaacactgtgtTTAGTCTTTGATTGCCTGTGATGTTGTGGTCTCAGGTGCTGATGTCAATGCTAAAGACCAGGACTGGCTGACTCCTCTGCATCGAGCAGCTGCCTCTCAGAATGAAGTAAGAgaggattttaaaatatcattttgctgtttattgtgtttttgtctcTCCTTTTGTATTGCTTTAAATGCAGGAGTCTGTTGGGCTGCTTCTGAGAAAGGGAGCTGTAGTGAATGCACAGGACCGGTTCTGTCAGACGCCGCTGCATGTAGCTGCAGCCAACAGAGCCATGAAGTGTGTCCAGATGCTGCTTCCTTACGTGAGCGGCCTGGATGCAGCTGATCGCTTCGGGAGAAGCGCTTTACATCACGCAGTCCACAGTGGACACGCAGAGGTTTGGCAAGAGCTGATACTGAATAGCAGGATTTATCCCAAACACTATTCCTTCAGGTGTGCATgttaagaaagaagaaaaaaaagtcttgaagactaattaataataatgttctcAGACAGTGACCCTGCTCCTAAATAAAGGGGCCAACGTGAGTGCCCGAGACATAAAGGACAGACAGCCTATCCATTTGGCTTCTTATCTAGGTATCTGCTCCTCTGACTCTGAATTTCTGCCtcagttaatatatttattatatttgaccctggagcacaaaaccagtcatgagtAGCACAGTTATATACAAtgcattgcatgggtcaaaatgggacccaaagatttttattttatgccaaaaatcatattatttataaattaagatattttgtaaatttcctactataAATATGTCAGAACCTAATGTTCGTTTAGTAGCATGCATTGCTAAGTACTTCaattggacaattttaaaggcaattgtctcagtatttagattttctctGGAATCTCAGCCATATATAGTCTTATcttaacaaaccacacatcaacggaaagcttatttatgtaaaatgtataaatctcagtaataaaaaataaagacacttATGACAGGTTTTGTGGACAGAGTCACATATAGACGTCTGATCGGAATATATTTCATTTCACTAGTGTGTAATGTGCTTGTGTCTGTTGTTCAGGGCATCTGGAGGTGGTCAAGCTCTTAGTAGCGTGCAGCGCTGATGTGTCCTGTAGGGACAAGCAGGGGTTTACCCCTCTACATGCGGCTGCTCTTGGGGGACACACTGAAGTGGTCAAGTACCTGCTGAAACATGGAGCAGAGGTGAGGGCTCGTATATTAGTGCCAGATCTCTGTTTCCTGCTTGTTTATGTGTCATGTTTTCATTGTCTTGTCACATGGGTACCATAGCTGAGCATCACAAGCCTGTCTTTTTAGGCAAGTAGCAGATATGGGTGTCAtctcataaaataatttgaatacatCTGAATTTGACAGAATGAGGTGAAATGAGACAGAATCCATTGTGATGTTAGTTTTGTCTGTTAGGTTGATGAAGCAGATGGCTCTGGTAACAGTGCTCTCCACATGGTTTGTTACGCTGGGCAGAGGGCTGTAGCTAGTGAGCTGGTTAACTGTGGTGCCAGTGTTAACCGATCAAACGTGCGTGGCTGTACACCGCTGCACCTGTCTGCTGCCTCCGCTGAAGGAGCCTTGTGTCTGGAGCTGCTGGTCAACAACGGGGCAAATCTTCACATTCCGGTCAGTAGACGTGAACTCCAAATGAGCCGGCGATTGTCGCAGTGTTTCTCTCTGACCTTTCTTGCTTTGACTTCAGAATAAAGCCGGGAAGAGTCCTTTGCATGTGGCTGCCATTCACGGACACTTCACCCGTTCCCAGATACTCCTTCAAAATGGTAAAGTCACGCTCACAGCACAAATACTAGTAGGAGCAGATTTTACAGCAGTATTTTCCTGTTGAGCTACTGTGAAAAGCTCTGTAGGGTTAGAAATGACTTTACTTTGCTTAGCAGTGCTGTGTAAAGGCTTGTAATTGTAAATGATTACTTCATATTGTTAACGCACATTAACTAAACATTCTTACACTGTCATAAATGACACCATGACACACTACAGTACCATCACAGTTGTGAACGTAACATATGTTAGGAACTCACCTGACTCTCTTATTCTTTTCTCTTGCAGGTGCAGAGGTGGAGTGTGTTGATAAATTTGGTCAtactcctcttcactctgctgctAAACATGGTCAGGAGTTGCTGATCACTACACTCTTGAATAACGGTGCGGATGTGGCCAGGTGTGTCTTAACAAAACCATTCAAATACAGAGACCTACCTCAGCAGAACCGACTCTTTTGAGTCTGTGTCCACTTCCATTAATTGTAGTTTGCATGTATGTGGATTCACACAGTTTAGTCGTGCTTATCCAGtatttaaaatgttcaattatcTTAAATCTAAGCCTTCCTAAATATTATGTTGCTATATTTTTAGAATGAGCTTATGAATGTGTTGAAAGTAATTATTGGCTACAGCACGAATGTGATGGTTTCAGTCATGACATATCTACAGTTTATCTTGAgaatatgtttaaaaatgcaattctTATTTAAATGGTAATATGCTTTTACAATAACTGTCCATCTCATAGGCGAGGCATTAATGGCATGACTCCATTGCACTTGGCAGTGTTTTATGGATTTTCAGACTGTTGTCAAAAGTTACTTTCCTCAGGTAaaaatcatatacatatatacggcTGATGCATATATCCAAAATAAT encodes the following:
- the cnpy2 gene encoding protein canopy homolog 2 isoform X1; its protein translation is MHQRQPTQLMKKNQARGRSQVAMDKHFYIVIICALTSLHLLLVQAARQGQDIKCGACRALVDEMEWAISQTDPKKMIQTGSFRINPDGSQSVREVPFSRSESHLLEMMEEVCEKMNDYGERVDPATNRKTYVRHASRDGTAMDLSDVAFDSRVSSSLKFACETIVEQHEDELIEFFAHETDNVKDKLCSKRTDLCDHALKIPHDEL
- the cnpy2 gene encoding protein canopy homolog 2 isoform X2, which gives rise to MDKHFYIVIICALTSLHLLLVQAARQGQDIKCGACRALVDEMEWAISQTDPKKMIQTGSFRINPDGSQSVREVPFSRSESHLLEMMEEVCEKMNDYGERVDPATNRKTYVRHASRDGTAMDLSDVAFDSRVSSSLKFACETIVEQHEDELIEFFAHETDNVKDKLCSKRTDLCDHALKIPHDEL